The Euwallacea similis isolate ESF13 chromosome 18, ESF131.1, whole genome shotgun sequence genome contains a region encoding:
- the Dysb gene encoding dysbindin protein homolog has product MFSGIRHKLLQVKSNVSLFGSDDTPAKSQKQTALYNPRTGAPILHHFQQHWEELHALNELNAKAAQDVSIQIEDVSSKISRSKSDMDLISHLLTGSNLTNNISQCLKQVQRLYESCKEAEEKLEQLEDFLDQQEFERMVSRHHGHMQSYEERKLATLEKMQSALEEEYQKKVLEVESSKKLLLEERQKVFHEAFKSDLEVYKSLGTIPKVKLSKNHNGPILEEIQLDFDQNDLEQFFSEESGDSAKT; this is encoded by the exons ATGTTTAGTGGCATTAGACACAAACTCCTTCAAGTAAAAAGCAACGTCAGCCTCTTCGGATCAGATGACACTCCtgcaaaatctcaaaaacaaactGCTCTTTACAACCCTCGAACAGGGGCTCCAATCCTGCACCATTTTCAGCAACACTGGGAGGAGTTACATGCTTTAAACGAGCTCAACGCCAAAGCAGCCCAAGATGTTTCTATCCAAATTGAAGATGTGTCCTCTAAGATCTCCCGAAGCAAATCTGATATGGATTTAATATCTCACTTATTAACTGGCTCTAATTTAACCAACAATATTTCGCAGTGTCTTAAGCAAGTGCAAAGGCTTTACGAGTCTTGCAAAGAAGCTGAGGAAAAGCTGGAGCAATTGGAAGATTTCCTTGATCAACAGGAGTTTGAACGAATGGTGTCGAGACATCATGGACACATGCAAAGCTATGAGGAGCGAAAATTAG ctACTTTGGAGAAGATGCAAAGTGCACTTGAAGAGGAATATCAAAAGAAGGTTTTAGAAGTAGAAAGCAGTAAGAAATTGCTGCTTGAAGAAAGACAAAAGGTGTTTCATGAGGCTTTTAAGAGTGATTTAGAAGTGTACAAAAGCTTAGGAACCATTCCAA AAGTGAAATTATCAAAGAACCACAATGGGCCCATTCTGGAGGAAATTCAGTTGGATTTTGACCAAAACGACTTGGAGCAGTTCTTCAGCGAAGAATCGGGAGACTCGGCTAAAACCTGA